A region from the Acidiferrobacter sp. SPIII_3 genome encodes:
- a CDS encoding ISL3 family transposase, with translation MPAARTGLRHPSERRFQFVPLWGMPTWFLYAPRRLACDACGIHVEYLPWALGKRPVTQSFAWFLASWAKLLSWQVVARRFQTSWESVFRSVEMAVIWGRERLDLTGISALGVDEIYWKKGKFLTLVYQINEGMKRLLFVIENRQEKSLRQFFVWFGKERSALIEFVCSDMWKPYLNVIARHAPNALNILDRYHIAAKMNKAIDEVRAQETRALKRLTPGTKVILTHSRWCLLKRPENLTENQAIKLKDLLSYNLKSLRAYLLKEEFQLFWEYVSPAWAEKFMDQWCKKVMRSRLEPMKKIARMIRVHKPLILNWFAARDEVSLGAVEGLNNKLKASIRTSYGFRTPKAIKIMLYHKLGALPEPELTHRFC, from the coding sequence GTGCCAGCAGCCCGCACCGGGCTACGACACCCTTCCGAGCGGCGCTTTCAGTTCGTGCCGCTGTGGGGCATGCCGACCTGGTTCCTGTACGCGCCCCGGCGGTTGGCGTGCGACGCATGCGGCATTCACGTCGAGTATCTGCCATGGGCCCTGGGCAAACGTCCCGTCACGCAGAGCTTTGCCTGGTTTCTCGCCAGCTGGGCTAAGCTGCTGAGCTGGCAGGTGGTCGCGCGGCGCTTTCAGACCAGCTGGGAAAGCGTCTTTCGCTCCGTGGAGATGGCCGTGATCTGGGGCCGCGAACGCCTGGATCTCACCGGCATCTCGGCCCTCGGCGTAGACGAGATCTATTGGAAGAAGGGCAAGTTCCTCACGCTCGTGTATCAGATCAACGAGGGCATGAAGCGGCTCTTGTTTGTCATCGAGAATCGCCAAGAGAAGAGCCTGCGTCAGTTCTTCGTCTGGTTTGGCAAGGAACGCAGCGCGCTTATAGAGTTCGTCTGCTCGGACATGTGGAAGCCCTATCTGAACGTCATCGCGCGGCATGCCCCCAATGCCCTGAACATCCTGGATCGCTACCACATCGCCGCCAAGATGAACAAGGCGATCGATGAGGTGCGTGCGCAAGAAACCCGCGCCCTGAAACGCCTCACCCCCGGGACGAAGGTGATCCTCACGCACTCGCGCTGGTGCCTCTTAAAGCGCCCCGAGAACTTGACCGAGAACCAGGCGATCAAACTGAAGGATCTGCTCTCGTACAACCTGAAATCCCTACGGGCCTACCTCTTGAAGGAGGAGTTCCAGCTCTTCTGGGAATACGTCTCGCCGGCATGGGCCGAAAAATTCATGGACCAATGGTGCAAGAAGGTGATGCGATCCCGCTTGGAACCGATGAAGAAGATTGCGCGCATGATCCGTGTACACAAGCCGCTCATCTTGAACTGGTTCGCGGCCCGCGATGAGGTCTCTCTTGGTGCCGTCGAAGGCCTAAACAACAAACTCAAAGCGAGTATCAGGACATCCTATGGATTTCGCACCCCAAAAGCTATAAAGATCATGCTTTATCATAAGCTTGGAGCACTACCAGAGCCGGAGCTCACCCACAGATTCTGCTGA
- a CDS encoding NYN domain-containing protein — protein sequence MADVNIAVQLLTDAFDDRFDTALLISGDSDLTTPLRTVRAKLPAKRLIAVFPPGRQSFELKKRPTPPLL from the coding sequence ATGGCGGATGTGAACATCGCCGTCCAGCTATTGACTGATGCCTTCGATGATCGATTCGATACCGCGCTGCTCATCTCGGGCGACAGCGATCTGACCACGCCCCTGCGCACAGTGCGCGCGAAGCTCCCGGCCAAGCGGCTCATCGCAGTCTTCCCTCCCGGCCGTCAATCCTTCGAACTCAAAAAACGGCCCACGCCACCTTTACTATAG
- a CDS encoding winged helix-turn-helix transcriptional regulator yields the protein MPAVTQPMLTRPLRELEGDGIVEQQALAHASAQLVPGHFDKVRARREKNVERPWLWWMAISMRGRSM from the coding sequence ATGCCGGCGGTGACGCAACCGATGTTGACACGCCCATTGCGAGAGCTTGAAGGCGATGGCATTGTGGAGCAGCAGGCCTTGGCGCATGCTTCTGCCCAGCTCGTGCCTGGGCATTTCGATAAGGTGCGTGCCCGGCGCGAAAAGAATGTGGAAAGACCCTGGCTCTGGTGGATGGCGATCAGTATGAGGGGCCGTTCTATGTGA
- a CDS encoding TonB-dependent receptor, with amino-acid sequence MNTDFCRYRIVRVLFLASILSDPALAHAASSATGKPAAQGVGGQRNGVPAAGGERGNPQSLYADDASFMVTPPGPLLVSHHRDKATGHGPATPDAQGSVNVGEVNAASGRRAPHSARKRQLASSTAKTIVDQAQIETLVPPGGSIVHALATAPGVQIRGYGSGNGASRYQIRINGIQVGWALSGGNPEKNGIAVLFDGIPMNNPLAQWDGWESAEVPIAEIFQGVTAVQGPGNPASRWYDSMGGTVDLHPIEPTRKSGGRVSVGGGSFDTYHAFAQADSGDFGGWSTVVGAGYTHSGGFREGPYTGPSDGTAAFMKLRRAFRGGSASFGGYYSRVNEYRPDYIPVAPIPGVSVNGYGVPGTAYSQDTSGFYYTIPQSLYAKNDFAHMWLLYGRQRFHLGAGWRLGNVFWYRAGYRHHNRQRFYYPDYAGINSEYYTGATRTFGDRVALHWQNAWNDMTVGGYYMHERFHSLYYGYNPALFQSSASLPLFVADYYDYWDGAVAFAQDTLRPLPALRITPGVSLMNYRVQFVNNSLGGVPPGASPIAIYDAARNNDNSYTKLAPSLGMNYRLTRSLHAFFTWAQNYQTAPASAYGNYQAHPTVPPSAPTRVNSEIGGLKLDRGPLRGQLSAFHVALSNAVLSTFLPSLAITENADVSAVYNGANLDLHYGRELGWQDLASATVEHAYYPHYVTAGTTVLGASIPNIPTWLVTLGAGYRWYADHTTFSARLWDSYNGQQYLFSNLTNLPTTTTQGAYNVVNLRLSARIAVLSDAAHGLKDVRVSLLVSNLLDRHYNAMEYISSGGELGPTSAGAVLAVPAAPRALYANLSARF; translated from the coding sequence GTGAACACCGATTTCTGTCGTTACCGCATTGTGCGCGTCCTGTTCCTCGCCAGCATCCTGAGTGATCCTGCCTTGGCGCACGCCGCGTCATCGGCCACCGGCAAGCCTGCGGCACAGGGTGTCGGCGGCCAGCGCAACGGCGTGCCGGCGGCGGGAGGCGAGAGAGGAAACCCCCAGTCCCTTTATGCGGACGACGCGTCCTTCATGGTAACCCCGCCGGGTCCGCTGCTCGTCTCACACCACCGCGACAAGGCCACCGGTCACGGACCGGCGACACCGGATGCTCAAGGGTCTGTGAACGTCGGCGAGGTCAATGCCGCATCCGGCCGGCGCGCGCCCCATTCCGCCCGCAAAAGGCAGCTCGCATCGAGTACCGCCAAGACAATCGTCGATCAGGCACAGATCGAGACCCTGGTCCCGCCCGGAGGCAGTATCGTGCACGCGCTCGCCACGGCCCCTGGCGTACAGATCCGAGGCTACGGTTCGGGCAACGGCGCCTCACGCTATCAGATCCGCATCAACGGTATCCAGGTCGGCTGGGCGCTATCCGGCGGCAATCCCGAAAAGAACGGCATCGCCGTTCTCTTTGATGGCATTCCTATGAATAACCCGCTCGCGCAATGGGATGGATGGGAGAGCGCGGAGGTCCCCATCGCCGAGATCTTCCAAGGGGTCACGGCCGTACAAGGACCCGGCAACCCGGCAAGCCGCTGGTATGACAGCATGGGTGGGACCGTGGATCTCCATCCCATCGAGCCCACACGCAAAAGCGGCGGACGGGTGAGCGTGGGCGGCGGCAGCTTTGACACCTACCATGCGTTTGCCCAGGCGGATTCGGGCGATTTCGGGGGGTGGTCGACGGTGGTGGGTGCGGGCTACACCCACTCCGGCGGATTCCGGGAAGGGCCTTATACGGGTCCGAGCGACGGCACGGCGGCGTTCATGAAGCTGCGCCGGGCGTTTCGCGGAGGCAGCGCGAGCTTTGGCGGCTACTACTCCCGGGTGAATGAATATCGTCCCGATTACATCCCGGTGGCCCCCATCCCGGGCGTGTCCGTCAATGGGTACGGTGTCCCGGGAACCGCCTACAGCCAGGACACCAGCGGCTTTTATTACACCATCCCCCAAAGCCTGTACGCGAAGAACGACTTCGCGCATATGTGGCTCCTCTATGGCCGTCAGCGCTTCCATCTGGGGGCCGGCTGGCGACTCGGCAACGTCTTTTGGTATCGCGCCGGCTATCGTCATCACAACCGTCAGCGCTTTTACTACCCGGATTACGCCGGCATCAACAGCGAATATTACACGGGCGCCACCCGCACCTTTGGCGATCGCGTCGCGCTGCATTGGCAAAATGCCTGGAACGACATGACGGTCGGCGGCTATTACATGCACGAGCGCTTCCACAGTCTGTATTACGGTTACAACCCCGCCCTGTTCCAGAGCTCCGCGAGTCTCCCGCTGTTCGTGGCGGATTATTACGATTACTGGGATGGGGCCGTGGCGTTCGCGCAAGACACCTTGCGGCCGTTGCCGGCCTTGCGCATCACCCCCGGCGTGAGCCTCATGAACTATCGCGTGCAATTCGTCAACAACAGCCTCGGTGGCGTACCTCCCGGGGCCTCGCCGATCGCCATCTATGACGCCGCGCGCAATAACGACAATTCGTATACCAAGCTCGCACCGAGCCTGGGCATGAACTACCGCCTCACACGCAGCCTACACGCCTTTTTCACATGGGCGCAGAACTATCAGACGGCCCCGGCCTCGGCATACGGCAACTATCAGGCGCACCCCACGGTGCCCCCGAGCGCCCCTACACGCGTGAATAGTGAGATCGGTGGACTGAAACTCGACCGGGGCCCCCTGCGTGGCCAATTGAGCGCCTTCCATGTCGCCCTCAGTAACGCCGTCCTGTCGACCTTCCTGCCCTCGCTTGCGATCACCGAGAACGCCGACGTGAGCGCCGTCTATAACGGCGCGAACCTCGACCTGCACTATGGCCGCGAGCTCGGTTGGCAGGACCTCGCCAGCGCCACGGTAGAACACGCCTACTACCCCCACTACGTCACCGCTGGTACGACCGTGCTGGGTGCCTCGATTCCCAATATCCCCACGTGGCTTGTCACGCTCGGCGCCGGCTATCGCTGGTATGCCGATCACACGACGTTTTCGGCACGCCTATGGGATAGCTACAACGGCCAGCAGTACCTGTTCTCCAATCTCACCAATCTGCCGACGACCACCACCCAGGGTGCCTACAATGTCGTCAACCTCCGGCTCAGTGCGCGTATCGCCGTCCTAAGCGATGCCGCCCATGGACTGAAGGACGTGCGGGTGAGCCTCTTGGTGAGCAACCTGTTGGACCGCCACTACAACGCCATGGAGTACATCAGCAGTGGCGGGGAACTTGGGCCCACAAGCGCCGGCGCGGTACTGGCGGTGCCCGCAGCCCCGCGCGCGCTCTACGCCAACCTGAGCGCGCGTTTCTAA
- a CDS encoding helix-turn-helix domain-containing protein — MRPSRYVRYDCDFGCPVEACLEVIGGKWKGVILFHLLGGTKRFGELSRLMPAVTQRMLTRALRELEADGIVARVVYPEVPPKVEYSLSPFGKTLAPALEVLRGWGSKYLEEIVRIRRDRGARPDA, encoded by the coding sequence ATGCGCCCGAGCCGTTATGTTCGGTATGACTGCGATTTTGGTTGCCCCGTCGAGGCCTGTCTGGAGGTGATCGGCGGCAAGTGGAAGGGGGTGATCCTGTTCCATTTGCTGGGCGGCACCAAGCGTTTCGGGGAACTCTCGCGCCTTATGCCGGCGGTGACGCAACGGATGCTGACACGCGCATTGCGAGAGCTCGAGGCCGATGGCATCGTGGCGCGTGTTGTCTATCCGGAGGTACCGCCCAAGGTAGAGTATTCGCTCAGCCCTTTTGGAAAGACGCTCGCGCCGGCGCTCGAGGTATTGCGGGGTTGGGGCAGCAAGTATCTCGAGGAGATCGTACGCATCCGCCGTGATCGCGGCGCGCGCCCGGATGCCTGA
- a CDS encoding nitroreductase family protein, with protein MDVITAVTSRRAIKHFDPSHRLSEHDIDTLLSLARLSPTAFNIQHWRFVLVQDPALREALRAVAWMQPQITDASLLIVICADLKAWQKRPERYWRNAPAEIREGLLSAIDNYYRDREVVQRDEAMRSCGIAAQTLMLAAQALGYDSCPMDLADFAEVGRLIRLPEDHVIGPLLAIGKGIREPWPRGGALDSDEVVVRNRF; from the coding sequence ATGGACGTCATCACCGCAGTAACATCCCGCCGCGCCATCAAGCACTTCGACCCGAGCCATAGGCTTTCGGAACACGACATCGACACCCTCCTCTCGCTCGCGCGGCTCTCGCCGACGGCGTTCAACATCCAGCACTGGCGCTTCGTGCTCGTGCAAGACCCCGCACTGCGCGAGGCCCTCCGCGCGGTCGCGTGGATGCAACCGCAGATCACCGACGCCTCACTGCTCATCGTGATCTGTGCCGATCTCAAGGCCTGGCAGAAACGACCGGAGCGCTATTGGCGCAACGCCCCGGCCGAGATCCGTGAGGGCCTCCTTTCGGCCATCGACAACTATTACCGCGACCGCGAGGTCGTGCAACGCGACGAGGCCATGCGCTCCTGCGGGATCGCCGCCCAAACCCTCATGCTTGCGGCCCAGGCCTTGGGCTATGACTCGTGCCCCATGGATCTCGCGGATTTCGCCGAAGTCGGCCGCCTGATCCGACTCCCCGAGGATCATGTCATAGGGCCCCTTCTTGCCATCGGCAAGGGCATCCGCGAACCCTGGCCACGGGGCGGGGCCTTGGATAGTGACGAGGTCGTCGTCCGAAACCGCTTTTGA
- a CDS encoding NYN domain-containing protein yields MSRVTVYIDGFNLYFNLYFGLRSRGLRKYYWLDLVALARALLKPGQTLQGVHYFTSRIRANGRNLADRQRQTTYLEALGTLPGLQTLPGKAPAMPAVWRAVDGL; encoded by the coding sequence ATGAGCCGTGTCACGGTCTACATTGATGGCTTTAACTTGTACTTTAACTTGTACTTTGGGCTGCGCAGCAGAGGCTTGCGCAAATACTACTGGCTGGATCTGGTGGCGCTGGCACGCGCCTTGTTGAAACCGGGGCAAACGCTGCAAGGCGTGCACTACTTCACCTCGCGCATCCGCGCCAACGGCCGCAACCTGGCCGATAGGCAGCGCCAGACCACCTATCTTGAAGCGCTCGGCACGTTGCCCGGCCTGCAGACGCTACCTGGAAAAGCCCCGGCAATGCCGGCAGTGTGGCGCGCAGTGGATGGACTATGA
- a CDS encoding bifunctional YncE family protein/alkaline phosphatase family protein has protein sequence MTVRILRNPLVLASLAALAVMITLSYPAHGHAPRRRRGPTVLHAVTIDARNRDLYTHILPTGRRLDPVGMINGTPDFPTAVVPFAHGVAVLANGATPSQTIGLYGSDLGRYALLAVYRGKAPGKPTTSALPNGLGISETPRHPAAAGVAYRPKASAAQLAACARRTLRAQAGHASRATTIIGHGDLFQGLAAGPDDTLYAAGGVSDTVMALRRTHGRLQLVRRYTLRWQPFPAHQYPYQYQGNRDGAHLFYPDSVVVGPAGRHLYVAGLLSNSLARIDIASGHTRYAPAGSYPFAVTLADGGRRLVVSDWGGNGVTVIDRAAFRVLGQIATGPKERADRTGAGVHPTALAAVPGTPDVLAADANVDRIVEIDTRTLNTVRILADQPYPDAPPGSYPDGLAVDDGRLFVANAGNNDVAVFDLATGQPLGLIPTGWYPSALTTHGNTLYVVAAKGLGSGPDIHYQWVGDLMTGLVQKIPLADLPAKLARWTAMSLQNDGFSRAQRAARHARNVRTAARLRRHIRYVVFILRENKTFDEDFGQYRAARHWADPHLDLYGPRELPNLYHLAATGTLFVDFLADGEVTAQGHQWTTGASDSDFVQRTWPEYYSQRGLIGNPGWTQSLTPGRPGAHNPYAIYANLSALGHWSNPWISYPGRLYLFNDLLEHHVSFEDFGEFVSRSKIGAISADMRRHLATDFPGWDRMILDTARAQLAINWLQGHPGRLFPRFLYIWLPDDHTAGREPCYYSPDYYVANNDRGTAELIHYLSTTAQWKHMVVFLTEDDAQSGADHIDAHRTFALAAGPWVKRDHLETTAYSQVNIVKTIEAILGLPPLSQWDANAAVLSGLWADHPDFAPVPVAPMKVPVTFNAGTCPDRTLLRREAGATGHTLTARWLKTHTNTHGASLAPPDAARSYTTTSLLKVPGPEQMRQEWIAAKGRRAYERVMGYLRHYARAHHSPLGHYIASDGG, from the coding sequence ATGACCGTTCGCATTCTCCGAAACCCCCTGGTTCTGGCCTCGCTCGCGGCCCTTGCGGTCATGATTACGCTGTCTTATCCCGCCCATGGCCACGCGCCACGCCGCCGCCGCGGCCCCACTGTCCTCCACGCCGTCACCATCGACGCTCGAAACCGCGACCTCTATACCCATATCCTGCCCACTGGCCGCAGGCTGGACCCGGTCGGGATGATCAATGGCACGCCCGATTTCCCCACCGCGGTGGTGCCCTTCGCGCACGGCGTGGCGGTGCTCGCCAACGGCGCTACCCCGTCGCAGACCATAGGGCTCTATGGATCGGATCTCGGGCGTTATGCCTTGCTCGCCGTCTACCGCGGCAAGGCCCCCGGCAAGCCCACGACCAGCGCGTTGCCCAATGGCCTTGGGATCAGCGAAACGCCCCGCCACCCCGCAGCCGCGGGCGTCGCCTATCGTCCCAAGGCGAGCGCCGCGCAACTGGCCGCCTGCGCCCGTCGTACCCTGCGCGCGCAGGCCGGTCACGCATCGCGGGCCACCACGATCATCGGTCATGGTGATCTCTTCCAGGGCCTGGCCGCGGGCCCCGACGACACTTTGTACGCCGCCGGCGGGGTATCGGACACGGTGATGGCCCTGCGCCGCACACACGGCCGGCTTCAGCTCGTGCGTCGCTACACCCTGCGCTGGCAGCCCTTTCCCGCCCACCAGTACCCCTATCAGTACCAAGGCAACCGGGATGGCGCGCACCTTTTCTATCCGGACTCGGTGGTGGTGGGACCGGCCGGCCGGCACCTCTATGTGGCCGGCCTGTTATCTAATAGCCTCGCACGCATCGATATTGCCAGCGGTCACACCCGGTATGCCCCTGCGGGCTCCTACCCATTCGCCGTGACGCTTGCCGATGGCGGGCGACGACTGGTGGTAAGCGACTGGGGCGGCAATGGCGTGACCGTGATCGACCGCGCCGCCTTCCGGGTGTTGGGCCAAATCGCCACGGGCCCCAAGGAGCGGGCCGACCGCACCGGCGCGGGCGTCCACCCCACTGCGCTGGCGGCCGTTCCCGGCACACCAGACGTCCTGGCAGCCGACGCCAATGTCGACCGGATCGTCGAGATCGATACCAGGACCCTCAACACCGTCCGAATACTGGCGGATCAGCCCTATCCCGACGCCCCGCCGGGCAGTTACCCGGATGGCCTGGCCGTCGACGACGGCCGGCTGTTCGTCGCCAATGCCGGCAACAACGATGTGGCGGTCTTCGATCTCGCCACCGGGCAGCCCCTGGGACTCATCCCCACCGGCTGGTATCCGAGCGCCCTGACGACCCATGGCAACACCCTCTATGTCGTCGCCGCCAAGGGTCTGGGCAGCGGGCCCGACATCCACTACCAGTGGGTGGGCGACCTGATGACAGGTCTCGTACAGAAGATCCCATTGGCCGATCTGCCGGCCAAGCTCGCCCGCTGGACCGCCATGAGCCTCCAGAATGATGGGTTCTCCCGCGCGCAACGCGCGGCGCGTCACGCCCGCAACGTCCGCACCGCGGCCCGGCTCCGCCGGCACATCCGCTATGTGGTCTTCATTCTGCGCGAGAACAAGACCTTCGACGAGGATTTCGGCCAATACCGCGCCGCCCGCCACTGGGCCGACCCGCATCTGGATCTCTATGGGCCGCGGGAGTTGCCCAACCTCTACCATCTGGCGGCCACGGGCACGCTGTTCGTGGACTTCCTGGCCGACGGCGAGGTGACCGCCCAGGGGCATCAGTGGACCACCGGCGCCTCCGACTCGGACTTCGTCCAGCGCACCTGGCCCGAGTACTATTCGCAGCGCGGCCTCATCGGCAACCCGGGCTGGACACAGTCCCTCACCCCCGGCCGGCCGGGCGCCCACAATCCCTATGCCATTTACGCGAATCTCTCGGCGCTCGGGCACTGGTCCAACCCCTGGATCAGCTATCCCGGCCGGCTCTACCTCTTCAATGATCTCCTCGAGCACCACGTCTCCTTCGAGGACTTCGGCGAGTTCGTCTCACGCTCCAAGATCGGTGCCATATCGGCGGACATGCGCCGGCATCTCGCCACCGATTTCCCTGGCTGGGATCGCATGATCCTCGACACCGCACGCGCGCAGCTTGCCATCAACTGGTTGCAGGGTCATCCTGGCCGCCTATTTCCCCGGTTCCTCTATATCTGGCTGCCTGACGACCATACCGCCGGCCGCGAGCCCTGCTACTATAGCCCCGACTACTACGTCGCCAATAATGACCGGGGCACCGCCGAACTGATCCATTACCTCTCCACCACCGCGCAATGGAAACACATGGTGGTGTTTCTCACGGAGGATGATGCCCAATCGGGCGCCGACCACATCGATGCCCATCGGACATTCGCGCTGGCCGCAGGTCCGTGGGTCAAACGCGATCATCTTGAGACGACGGCCTACTCGCAGGTCAACATCGTAAAGACCATTGAGGCCATCCTGGGTCTGCCACCCCTGTCGCAGTGGGATGCCAACGCCGCCGTGCTGTCCGGCCTGTGGGCCGACCATCCGGACTTCGCCCCAGTCCCGGTGGCGCCCATGAAGGTCCCGGTGACCTTCAATGCCGGCACCTGCCCTGATCGCACCCTGCTGCGCCGTGAGGCCGGGGCCACGGGGCATACCCTGACGGCCCGCTGGTTAAAGACCCACACCAACACCCATGGGGCCTCCCTGGCCCCGCCGGATGCCGCCCGAAGCTACACCACGACAAGCCTCCTCAAGGTCCCAGGTCCCGAGCAGATGCGCCAGGAATGGATCGCCGCCAAGGGGCGGCGTGCCTATGAACGGGTGATGGGCTATCTGCGCCATTACGCCCGGGCCCATCACAGCCCGCTCGGCCACTATATAGCCAGCGACGGGGGCTGA